One segment of Massilia sp. Se16.2.3 DNA contains the following:
- the gap gene encoding type I glyceraldehyde-3-phosphate dehydrogenase — protein MTIKVAINGYGRIGRNILRAFYEGGKKQDIQIVAINDLGNAESNAHLTRYDTAHGKFPGTVTVEGDNMIVNGDPIRVFAQRNPAEIPWGELGVDVVLECTGFFTTKEKASAHLKGGAKKVIISAPGGKDVDATIVYGVNQDVLKASDTVISNASCTTNCLAPLVKPLNEAIGLETGLMTTVHAYTNDQVLTDVMHEDLRRARSATQSMIPTKTGAAAAVGLVLPELNGKLDGFAIRVPTINVSIVDLTFIAKRDTTVDEVNQIMKAASEGALKGVLTYQTEPLVSVDFNHNPASSNFDSTLTKVSGRLVKVSSWYDNEWGFSNRMLDTTVALMNAK, from the coding sequence ATGACCATCAAGGTTGCCATCAACGGCTACGGCCGCATCGGCCGCAACATCCTGCGTGCTTTCTACGAAGGCGGCAAGAAGCAGGACATCCAGATCGTCGCGATCAACGACCTCGGCAATGCCGAATCGAACGCCCACCTGACCCGTTACGACACCGCCCACGGCAAGTTCCCGGGCACCGTGACCGTCGAAGGCGACAACATGATCGTCAACGGCGACCCGATCCGCGTGTTCGCGCAGCGCAACCCTGCAGAGATCCCATGGGGCGAGCTCGGCGTGGACGTCGTGCTGGAATGCACCGGCTTCTTCACCACCAAGGAAAAGGCCTCGGCCCACCTGAAGGGCGGCGCCAAGAAGGTCATCATCTCGGCACCAGGCGGCAAGGATGTCGACGCAACCATCGTCTACGGCGTCAACCAGGACGTCCTGAAGGCCAGCGACACCGTCATCTCGAACGCTTCCTGCACCACCAACTGCCTGGCCCCGCTGGTCAAGCCGCTGAACGAAGCCATCGGCCTGGAAACCGGCCTGATGACCACGGTGCACGCCTACACCAACGACCAGGTGCTGACCGACGTGATGCACGAAGACCTGCGCCGCGCCCGTTCGGCCACCCAGTCGATGATCCCGACCAAGACCGGCGCCGCTGCAGCCGTCGGCCTGGTGCTGCCTGAGCTGAACGGCAAGCTCGACGGCTTCGCCATCCGCGTCCCGACCATCAACGTCTCGATCGTCGACCTGACCTTCATCGCCAAGCGCGACACCACGGTCGATGAAGTCAACCAGATCATGAAGGCTGCATCGGAAGGCGCACTGAAAGGCGTGCTGACCTATCAAACCGAACCGCTGGTCTCGGTCGACTTCAACCACAACCCGGCGTCGTCGAACTTCGATTCGACCCTGACGAAAGTCTCGGGCCGCCTGGTGAAAGTCTCGTCGTGGTACGACAACGAGTGGGGCTTCTCGAACCGCATGCTCGATACCACTGTGGCGCTGATGAACGCGAAGTAA
- a CDS encoding NAD(P)/FAD-dependent oxidoreductase: MLRINELKLPLDHPDHALRDAILARLGIDAADLVDFNVFKRSYDARKKAAIVLIYAIDVEVRNEAAVLKRLKNDQYVLPSPDTGYKFVDAARPPAGTPRPIVVGTGPCGLFVALILAQMGLNPLVLERGKVVRERTVDTFGFWRKRELNTESNVQFGEGGAGTFSDGKLYSQIKDPKHYGRKVLTEFVKSGAPEEIMYVSKPHIGTFRLVKMVEQMRAEILSLGGEIRFQTRVADVLVEEKGGVREVAGVVLADGERIPTRHLVMAIGHSARDTFEMLYERGVYIEAKPFSIGFRVEHPQSLIDVCRFGPNAGNKILGAADYKIVHHAANGRSVYSFCMCPGGTVVAASSEEGRVVTNGMSQYSRNERNANSAIVVGITPSDYPGHPLAGIAFQRELESRAYVLGGSNYDAPGQLMGDFVRGVPSKQFGSVIPSFKPAVHLTDLAPSLPEYAISAMREAFVAFDKQIKGYYKEDAVLTGVETRTSSPIRIKRRDDDLQSLNTRGLFPAGEGAGYAGGIMSAAVDGIRVAEAVALAMGADVLVPQD; the protein is encoded by the coding sequence ATGCTGCGAATTAACGAACTCAAGCTCCCGCTCGACCACCCCGACCACGCCCTGCGCGACGCCATCCTCGCGCGCCTGGGCATCGATGCCGCCGACCTGGTGGATTTCAATGTCTTCAAACGCAGCTACGATGCGCGCAAGAAGGCGGCCATCGTCCTGATCTATGCGATCGACGTCGAAGTCCGCAACGAGGCCGCGGTACTCAAGCGCCTGAAGAACGATCAATACGTGCTGCCCTCGCCCGACACCGGCTACAAATTCGTCGACGCGGCCCGCCCGCCCGCCGGTACGCCGCGGCCGATTGTCGTCGGCACCGGTCCCTGCGGCCTGTTCGTCGCGCTGATCCTGGCCCAGATGGGACTCAATCCGCTGGTGCTGGAACGGGGCAAAGTCGTGCGCGAGCGTACCGTCGACACCTTCGGTTTCTGGCGCAAGCGCGAACTGAACACCGAGTCGAACGTGCAGTTCGGCGAAGGCGGCGCCGGCACCTTCTCCGACGGCAAGCTCTACAGCCAGATCAAGGACCCGAAGCATTACGGCCGCAAGGTGCTGACCGAGTTCGTGAAGTCGGGCGCGCCCGAAGAGATCATGTATGTCAGCAAACCGCACATCGGCACCTTCCGCCTGGTCAAGATGGTGGAGCAGATGCGCGCCGAGATCCTGTCGCTGGGCGGCGAGATCCGTTTCCAGACCCGCGTTGCCGACGTGCTGGTCGAGGAAAAGGGCGGCGTGCGCGAAGTGGCCGGCGTCGTGCTGGCCGATGGCGAGCGCATTCCGACCCGCCACCTGGTGATGGCGATCGGCCACAGCGCGCGCGACACCTTCGAGATGCTGTATGAACGCGGGGTCTACATCGAAGCCAAGCCCTTCTCGATCGGCTTCCGGGTCGAGCACCCGCAGTCGCTGATCGACGTCTGCCGCTTCGGGCCGAACGCCGGCAACAAGATTCTGGGCGCGGCCGACTACAAGATCGTGCACCATGCCGCCAACGGCCGTTCCGTCTACAGCTTCTGCATGTGCCCGGGCGGCACCGTGGTGGCCGCGTCGAGCGAGGAAGGCCGCGTGGTCACCAACGGCATGAGCCAGTACTCGCGTAACGAACGCAATGCCAACAGCGCCATCGTGGTCGGCATCACGCCAAGCGATTATCCGGGCCACCCGCTGGCCGGCATCGCCTTCCAGCGCGAGCTCGAATCCCGTGCCTACGTCCTGGGCGGCAGCAACTACGATGCGCCAGGCCAGTTGATGGGCGACTTCGTGCGCGGGGTGCCGTCGAAACAATTCGGTTCGGTGATCCCGTCGTTCAAGCCGGCCGTGCACCTGACCGACCTGGCACCTTCGCTGCCCGAATACGCGATCAGCGCCATGCGCGAAGCCTTCGTCGCCTTCGACAAGCAGATCAAGGGCTACTACAAGGAAGACGCCGTGCTGACCGGCGTCGAGACGCGCACCTCCTCGCCGATCCGCATCAAGCGCCGCGACGACGACCTGCAAAGCCTGAACACGCGCGGCCTGTTCCCGGCCGGCGAAGGCGCGGGCTACGCCGGCGGCATCATGTCGGCGGCCGTCGACGGCATCCGCGTGGCCGAAGCCGTGGCGCTGGCGATGGGGGCGGACGTCCTCGTGCCGCAGGACTGA
- a CDS encoding S9 family peptidase — MISKNNLIRTLLAASLFGPALGVLAADADTPVPTVHVNGARQIPIADFFKKPQFGGQPILSPDGKNMAVLTPRNGRFVLAVIDLATRQPKVVASDPDWNISSPMWVNNNRLVFGISKGSDETMENNDGGGGLYAVDRDGSHFRKLSASLQEARAANVPFKPVSVLQRAGGDSNDLFVVDNARGRDAAVGATDLFRLDTGTGRRSLLTFDNPGNVNEWVLDHANVVRVGTALTVEAGTKRLIQTVFYRDGDKSAWKPIHTAYVNEGKDMSVLGFDFDNKTMLVAGRFDGRDKSAVYVWDFANGKPGELVAEHPTVDITGELLYDEPRKKIIGIGFESMIQEKYYFDADYAKMQATLDASLPGQQVSFSWRGDHVVAVAYSAAQPGQIYFFDTAKKVLEPVFSMMPQFDNKTLAAQTVINYAARDGLNIPAYLTLPQGQAAKGLPLVAYIHGGPHARDHAGFDPTTQMLASRGYAVLQPQFRMSTGFGWKHFTAGWKQWGMAMQDDITDGVAALVKQGIVDPNRVCIIGASYGGYATMYGLAKDPDLYKCGVNWVGVTDISLLFSVSYSDTSNSPVMDDLGVRMHGDPKLDQAYMKERSALENVGKIKAPVLMAYGSEDVRVPLVHGERMRDLLRKKGNEVEWMVMTGEGHGWAKESNRIKFGEAMMSFIDRHIGPEAVAKKK, encoded by the coding sequence TTGATTTCGAAAAATAACCTCATCCGCACGCTGCTGGCCGCAAGCCTGTTCGGGCCGGCCCTGGGCGTCCTGGCAGCCGATGCCGACACGCCAGTCCCGACCGTGCACGTCAACGGCGCGCGCCAGATCCCGATCGCCGATTTCTTCAAGAAACCCCAGTTCGGCGGCCAGCCTATCCTGTCGCCGGACGGCAAGAACATGGCCGTGCTGACCCCGCGTAACGGCCGCTTCGTGCTCGCCGTGATCGACCTGGCGACGCGCCAGCCGAAGGTGGTCGCGTCCGACCCGGACTGGAACATCAGCTCGCCCATGTGGGTCAACAACAACCGCCTGGTCTTCGGCATCAGCAAGGGCAGCGACGAAACGATGGAGAACAACGACGGCGGCGGCGGCCTCTACGCCGTCGACCGCGACGGCAGCCACTTCCGCAAGCTGAGCGCCAGCCTGCAGGAAGCGCGCGCCGCCAACGTGCCGTTCAAGCCGGTCAGCGTGCTCCAGCGCGCGGGCGGCGACAGCAACGACCTCTTCGTCGTCGACAATGCGCGCGGCCGCGATGCCGCGGTCGGCGCCACCGACCTGTTCCGTCTCGACACCGGCACCGGCCGCCGCAGCCTGCTCACCTTCGACAATCCCGGCAATGTGAACGAATGGGTGCTCGACCATGCCAACGTGGTACGCGTGGGCACGGCGCTGACCGTCGAAGCGGGCACCAAGCGCCTCATCCAGACCGTGTTCTACCGCGATGGCGACAAGTCGGCCTGGAAGCCTATCCATACTGCCTACGTCAACGAAGGCAAGGACATGTCCGTGCTGGGCTTCGATTTCGACAACAAGACGATGCTGGTGGCCGGCCGTTTCGACGGGCGCGACAAGTCGGCGGTGTACGTCTGGGATTTCGCCAACGGCAAGCCCGGCGAACTGGTAGCCGAGCATCCGACCGTCGACATCACCGGCGAGCTGCTGTATGACGAGCCGCGCAAGAAAATCATCGGCATCGGCTTCGAGAGCATGATCCAGGAGAAGTATTATTTCGACGCGGACTACGCGAAGATGCAGGCCACGCTCGACGCCAGCCTGCCTGGACAGCAGGTCAGCTTCTCCTGGCGCGGCGACCACGTGGTGGCGGTGGCGTACAGCGCCGCCCAGCCCGGCCAGATCTACTTCTTCGATACCGCGAAAAAAGTACTCGAGCCGGTGTTCAGCATGATGCCCCAGTTCGATAACAAGACACTGGCGGCGCAGACCGTGATCAACTACGCGGCACGCGACGGGCTCAACATCCCGGCCTACCTGACCCTGCCGCAGGGCCAGGCAGCCAAGGGGTTGCCGCTGGTCGCCTACATCCACGGCGGCCCGCATGCGCGCGACCACGCCGGCTTCGACCCGACGACGCAGATGCTGGCCTCGCGCGGCTATGCCGTGCTGCAGCCGCAGTTCCGCATGTCGACCGGCTTCGGCTGGAAGCACTTCACGGCCGGCTGGAAACAGTGGGGCATGGCGATGCAGGACGACATCACCGATGGCGTGGCCGCGCTGGTCAAGCAGGGCATCGTCGACCCCAACCGGGTCTGCATCATCGGCGCCAGCTACGGCGGCTATGCCACCATGTACGGCCTGGCGAAAGACCCTGACCTGTACAAGTGCGGCGTGAACTGGGTGGGCGTGACCGACATCAGCCTGCTGTTCTCGGTCAGCTATTCGGACACCAGCAACTCGCCGGTCATGGACGACCTGGGCGTACGCATGCACGGCGATCCGAAGCTTGATCAGGCCTACATGAAGGAACGCTCGGCGCTGGAAAACGTCGGCAAGATCAAGGCGCCGGTGCTGATGGCCTACGGCAGCGAAGACGTGCGCGTGCCCCTGGTCCACGGCGAACGCATGCGCGACCTGCTGCGCAAGAAGGGCAACGAAGTCGAGTGGATGGTCATGACGGGCGAAGGCCACGGCTGGGCCAAGGAAAGCAACCGCATCAAGTTCGGTGAGGCGATGATGAGTTTTATCGACCGGCATATCGGGCCGGAGGCGGTGGCGAAGAAGAAGTAA
- the tkt gene encoding transketolase, whose product MKSTQTTTLMANAIRALAMDAVQKANSGHPGMPMGMAEIGVALWDKHYRHNPANPGWFNRDRFLLSNGHGSMLHYAMLHLAGYALTMDDLRDFRQLHSKTAGHPEVGITPGVETTTGPLGQGIANSVGMALAEWLLGYEFNRPGYDVVDHYTYAFLGDGCLMEGISHEVASLAGTLRLNKLIWLYDDNGISIDGRVEGWFTDDTQKRFEAYGWNVIPKVDGHNVAAVSAAIAQAKESDRPTLICCKTIIGKGAPNLEGGDKVHGAPLGDKEIAAVRQHLVWDAIPFDIPGEIYEAWDAKARGAEYEGEWNTMFAEYAAKHPELASELTRRMKGELPGNFQQTLDAAIATCIDKKETIATRKASQNAIQALAPILPEFLGGSADLTGSNLTNWKECVAVRSGIPGNHINYGVREFGMAAIQNGVALHGGFIPFGATFLTFSDYSRNALRMAALMKIRSLFVFTHDSIGLGEDGPTHQSVEHVSSLRLIPNLDNWRPCDTVESQVAWGAAVARKDGPSTLIFSRQNLPFMERDAATVANVAKGGYVLRDAADAKVILIATGSEVELAMKAADALAGEGVAARVVSMPSTDVFERQEASYKAQVLTRGVPRVAIEAGVTDFWYKYVGLEGAVVGIDTFGESAPAPVLFKHFGFTVENVVAKAKAVIAG is encoded by the coding sequence ATGAAATCTACGCAAACCACCACCTTGATGGCCAACGCGATCCGCGCGCTGGCGATGGACGCTGTCCAAAAAGCCAACTCGGGTCACCCTGGCATGCCAATGGGCATGGCGGAGATCGGCGTCGCGCTGTGGGACAAGCATTACCGCCACAACCCCGCCAATCCGGGATGGTTCAACCGCGACCGCTTCCTGCTGTCGAACGGCCACGGTTCGATGCTGCACTATGCGATGCTGCACCTGGCCGGTTACGCGCTGACCATGGACGACCTGCGCGACTTCCGCCAGCTGCACTCGAAGACCGCGGGCCACCCGGAAGTGGGCATCACCCCGGGCGTGGAAACGACCACCGGCCCGCTGGGACAGGGCATCGCCAACTCGGTGGGCATGGCGCTGGCCGAATGGCTGCTGGGCTATGAATTCAACCGTCCGGGCTACGACGTGGTGGACCACTACACCTACGCCTTCCTCGGCGACGGCTGCCTGATGGAAGGCATCTCGCACGAAGTGGCCTCGCTGGCCGGTACCCTGCGCCTGAACAAGCTGATCTGGCTGTACGACGACAACGGCATCTCGATCGACGGCCGCGTCGAAGGCTGGTTTACCGACGACACCCAGAAGCGCTTCGAAGCCTATGGCTGGAACGTGATCCCGAAGGTCGACGGCCACAATGTCGCCGCCGTCTCCGCCGCCATCGCGCAGGCGAAAGAGTCGGACCGTCCAACCCTGATCTGCTGCAAGACCATTATCGGCAAGGGCGCCCCGAACCTGGAAGGCGGCGATAAAGTCCACGGCGCGCCGCTGGGCGACAAGGAAATCGCGGCCGTGCGCCAGCACCTGGTGTGGGACGCGATCCCGTTCGACATTCCTGGCGAAATCTACGAAGCCTGGGACGCGAAGGCACGCGGTGCGGAGTATGAAGGCGAATGGAACACGATGTTCGCCGAGTACGCAGCCAAGCATCCGGAACTGGCTTCCGAACTGACGCGCCGCATGAAGGGCGAACTGCCGGGTAACTTCCAGCAGACGCTGGACGCGGCGATTGCCACTTGCATCGACAAAAAGGAAACCATCGCCACCCGCAAGGCCTCGCAGAACGCGATCCAGGCGCTGGCGCCGATCCTGCCGGAATTCCTGGGCGGCTCGGCCGACCTGACCGGCTCGAACTTGACCAACTGGAAAGAGTGCGTGGCCGTGCGTTCGGGCATCCCGGGTAACCACATCAACTATGGCGTGCGCGAATTCGGCATGGCCGCGATCCAGAATGGCGTCGCCCTGCACGGCGGTTTCATCCCGTTCGGCGCGACCTTCCTCACCTTCTCGGACTACAGCCGCAACGCCCTGCGCATGGCCGCCCTGATGAAGATCCGCTCGCTCTTCGTATTCACCCACGACTCGATCGGCCTGGGCGAAGACGGCCCGACCCACCAGTCGGTCGAGCACGTGTCCTCGCTGCGCCTGATCCCGAACCTGGACAACTGGCGTCCATGCGACACGGTCGAATCGCAAGTGGCCTGGGGCGCGGCTGTTGCGCGCAAGGACGGCCCGTCGACCCTGATCTTCTCGCGCCAGAACCTGCCGTTCATGGAACGCGACGCCGCTACCGTGGCCAACGTTGCCAAGGGCGGCTACGTGCTGCGCGATGCCGCTGACGCAAAAGTCATCCTGATCGCCACCGGTTCCGAAGTCGAACTGGCGATGAAGGCGGCCGATGCGCTGGCCGGCGAAGGCGTGGCCGCGCGCGTGGTCTCGATGCCGTCGACCGACGTCTTCGAGCGCCAGGAGGCGAGCTACAAAGCGCAAGTGTTGACCCGCGGCGTACCGCGTGTTGCCATCGAGGCTGGCGTCACCGACTTCTGGTACAAGTACGTCGGCCTGGAAGGCGCCGTCGTCGGCATCGACACCTTCGGCGAGTCGGCACCGGCACCGGTGTTGTTCAAGCACTTCGGCTTCACCGTCGAGAACGTCGTGGCCAAGGCCAAGGCTGTGATCGCGGGCTAA
- a CDS encoding TonB-dependent receptor, which yields MTFKLKSMPHAIAFLVATGALAGMSPAMAQQQETPAMQRVVVTGSLISRTDTETPAPVQVLSAADIQKSGKTSVAELLTDLAANGAGTLGTGFSGAFANGASGVSLRGLTVGATLVLIDGRRMAPYPLSDDSQRSFVDVSSIPFDAIESIEVLKAGASATYGSDAIAGVVNIKLKKNLTGTRVSAEVGTTQHGGGQTKRASASTGIGDLDTDGYNAFITAEWRKQNPIMVADRDQFGWANRDWRSRGGNNLTLGVPTNLNNGLVAANSPFLFNTQGAGGATNPANFQFLDPKCNYTLYRAGGCAIRDEVTFIQPPTENVNVMIGMTKKLSDDWQIAFKGSLFKRDSLNNRGVPLTYSPNSFNGNTTLINGVLTGGVNAIPNTRFAPGAPVGANVINSTGGEASLYGYIPGIATERTSDNTSTSTRFAVDLKGRALGWDIDAGIGATRVKTEVEYLGYVNRPALYNAINNGTWNVLGNNSPALIAQVSPNFSNTLTSTLNYADLIGTRELMQLGAGPLAIAAGVHWHERKQNAPPSSLTANGLVASTSPFTIGDETNSAVFAQLQANPIKNLEVTASGRYDHFDTYGNSFTPSAGFKWSPLQQIGVRGTFARGFRAPNPAEVGNAGSFFTFNNIDDPILCADGTGTRPGDVPLQCDINPPYVQTTSQNLEPEKSKSYTLGLILEPVRGLNMSLDYYNIEVKNLIVTRAGNDPTFVPTWIRGAAVPTQVATGNGDETVLGTPAVGPILYAASPYINAGSTKTHGIEADVRYKWRLANDMGTLSANLTAAHTFGYESEVAGTTFQLAGTQGPSVVGGATGNPKNRAQFTLGWNRGPLDVTTTVNYTSGFSTLDPSVGGTSCSSSAGDVGGRSYFARIPGGQPLGFCDVASFTTTNLNVQYKLSDNLTLRAAVLNLFDREPPYDVATYGNANAQTSYNASLHQAGAVGRFFSLGLAYQF from the coding sequence ATGACGTTTAAGTTGAAGTCGATGCCGCACGCGATCGCGTTCCTGGTTGCTACCGGCGCACTCGCAGGCATGAGCCCAGCAATGGCCCAGCAGCAGGAAACGCCCGCGATGCAACGCGTGGTCGTGACCGGTTCGCTGATCAGCCGTACCGACACGGAAACACCGGCTCCGGTGCAGGTACTGAGCGCGGCCGATATCCAGAAGAGCGGCAAGACCTCGGTCGCCGAACTGCTGACCGACCTGGCAGCCAACGGCGCCGGTACCCTGGGCACCGGCTTCTCGGGCGCGTTCGCCAACGGCGCATCGGGCGTCTCGCTGCGCGGCCTGACCGTCGGCGCCACCCTGGTGCTGATCGACGGCCGTCGCATGGCACCTTATCCGCTGTCGGACGACTCGCAGCGTTCCTTCGTCGACGTTTCCTCGATTCCTTTCGATGCCATTGAATCGATCGAAGTCCTGAAAGCCGGCGCTTCGGCGACCTACGGCTCGGACGCGATCGCCGGCGTGGTCAACATCAAGCTGAAGAAAAACCTGACGGGTACCCGAGTGAGCGCCGAAGTCGGCACCACCCAGCATGGCGGTGGCCAGACCAAGCGTGCCTCGGCCAGCACCGGCATCGGCGACCTCGACACTGACGGCTACAACGCCTTCATCACCGCCGAATGGCGCAAGCAGAACCCGATCATGGTGGCCGATCGCGACCAGTTCGGCTGGGCCAACCGCGACTGGCGTTCGCGCGGCGGCAACAACCTGACCCTGGGCGTGCCGACCAACTTGAACAATGGCCTGGTGGCAGCGAACAGCCCCTTCCTGTTCAATACCCAGGGCGCCGGCGGCGCGACCAACCCGGCGAACTTCCAGTTCCTGGACCCGAAGTGTAACTACACCCTGTACCGCGCCGGCGGCTGCGCCATCCGCGACGAAGTCACCTTCATCCAGCCGCCGACCGAAAACGTCAACGTCATGATCGGCATGACGAAAAAGCTGAGCGACGACTGGCAAATCGCCTTCAAGGGGTCGCTGTTCAAGCGCGACAGCCTGAACAACCGTGGCGTGCCGCTGACCTACTCGCCGAACTCGTTCAACGGCAACACCACCCTGATCAACGGTGTGTTGACCGGCGGCGTCAACGCCATCCCGAACACCCGCTTCGCACCAGGTGCCCCCGTCGGCGCCAACGTAATCAACAGCACCGGTGGCGAAGCCTCGCTGTACGGCTACATTCCGGGCATCGCTACGGAACGTACCTCGGACAACACCAGCACCTCCACCCGCTTCGCCGTCGACCTGAAGGGCCGTGCCCTCGGCTGGGACATCGACGCTGGCATCGGCGCTACCCGCGTCAAGACCGAGGTCGAATACCTTGGCTATGTCAACCGTCCGGCACTGTACAACGCCATCAACAATGGCACCTGGAACGTCCTGGGCAATAACTCGCCGGCCCTGATCGCGCAAGTGTCGCCGAACTTCAGCAACACGCTGACCTCGACCCTCAACTACGCCGACCTGATCGGTACGCGCGAACTGATGCAATTGGGCGCAGGTCCTCTGGCCATCGCGGCAGGTGTCCACTGGCACGAGCGCAAGCAGAACGCGCCGCCGTCGAGCCTGACCGCCAACGGTCTGGTCGCCAGTACCTCGCCGTTCACGATTGGCGACGAGACCAACTCGGCGGTGTTCGCGCAGCTGCAAGCGAACCCGATCAAGAACCTCGAAGTCACCGCCTCGGGCCGCTACGACCATTTCGATACCTACGGCAATTCGTTCACGCCGTCGGCAGGTTTCAAGTGGAGCCCGCTGCAGCAGATCGGTGTGCGCGGCACCTTCGCCCGTGGCTTCCGTGCGCCGAATCCAGCTGAAGTCGGCAATGCCGGTTCGTTCTTCACCTTCAACAATATCGACGATCCGATCCTGTGCGCCGACGGCACTGGCACCCGCCCTGGCGACGTCCCACTGCAGTGCGACATCAACCCGCCTTACGTCCAGACCACCAGCCAGAACCTGGAGCCTGAAAAGTCGAAGTCGTACACCCTGGGCCTGATCCTCGAGCCGGTCCGCGGCCTCAACATGTCGCTGGACTATTACAACATCGAGGTGAAGAACCTGATCGTGACCCGTGCCGGTAACGACCCGACCTTCGTTCCGACCTGGATCCGTGGTGCAGCTGTTCCGACCCAGGTAGCAACCGGCAACGGCGACGAGACCGTGCTTGGCACGCCGGCCGTCGGCCCGATCCTGTATGCAGCGTCGCCATACATCAACGCGGGCAGCACCAAGACCCACGGTATCGAAGCGGACGTGCGCTACAAGTGGCGCCTGGCCAACGACATGGGTACCCTGTCGGCCAACCTGACCGCGGCCCATACCTTCGGCTACGAGAGCGAAGTGGCCGGCACCACCTTCCAGCTGGCGGGCACCCAGGGCCCGTCGGTGGTCGGCGGCGCAACGGGTAATCCGAAGAACCGTGCCCAGTTCACCCTCGGCTGGAACCGCGGCCCACTGGACGTGACCACCACCGTGAACTACACGAGCGGCTTCTCGACCCTGGATCCGTCGGTGGGCGGCACCAGCTGCTCGTCGAGCGCAGGCGACGTCGGTGGCCGTAGCTACTTCGCACGTATTCCAGGCGGCCAGCCGCTGGGCTTCTGCGATGTGGCCTCGTTCACCACGACCAACCTGAACGTGCAGTACAAGCTCAGCGACAACCTGACCTTGCGCGCTGCCGTGCTGAACCTGTTCGACCGCGAGCCACCGTATGACGTCGCCACCTACGGCAACGCCAATGCGCAAACCTCGTACAACGCTTCGCTGCACCAGGCAGGCGCTGTCGGTCGCTTCTTCAGCCTGGGCCTGGCTTACCAGTTCTAA